Proteins from a genomic interval of Papaver somniferum cultivar HN1 chromosome 4, ASM357369v1, whole genome shotgun sequence:
- the LOC113273227 gene encoding uncharacterized protein LOC113273227, translating into MRPPPGMSYSPNQVCRLRKPLYGLKQAPRAWFEKFSNAVLRFGFTQSAYDSAMFTRSTTRGMVILLLYVDDMVITGDDMKDIDALKTHLSSCFEMKDLGSLRYFLGLEVDHSSNDCFISQVKYATDILQRAGLTDNKTAATPLELNNKLSPSDGKLLSNPTLYRQIVGSLNYLTITRPDISHAVHIVSQFMAAPRSTHYVVVLRILHYIKGTLYQGVTFSSTSDLCLRAYPDSDWAGDITDRRSTTGYCIFLGSSLISWRSKKQNVVSRSSAEAEYRALAHSTSETVWLRWLLEDMGVTLSEPTPLYCDNKAAIHIAHNDVFHERTKHIEIDCHFVRHQYKKRIINLSFVSSELQPADLFTKAMSSARLKLLISKLNMCSIPC; encoded by the coding sequence atgCGACCTCCACCTGGAATGTCTTACTCACCTAATCAAGTATGTAGGCTCCGTAAACCTCtctatggactcaaacaagcacccCGTGCTTGGTTTGAAAAGTTTTCCAATGCTGTTCTACGATTTGGGTTCACTCAAAGTGCATATGATTCAGCCATGTTTACGCGTTCAACAACAAGGGGTATGGTTATTCTACTTCTCTACGTAGATGATATGGTTATTACAGGTGATGACATGAAAGACATTGATGCTCTTAAAACACATCTTAGTTCATGTTTTGAAATGAAGGATCTAGGCTCCTTACGTTACTTTCTTGGTTTAGAAGTTGATCACTCATCAAATGATTGTTTCATCTCTCAAGTAAAATATGCAACAGACATTCTTCAACGTGCAGGATTGACGGATAATAAAACTGCAGCCACACCTCTTGAATTGAACAACAAGCTTAGTCCTTCTGATGGAAAACTTCTTTCTAATCCTACCTTGTACCGTCAGATTGTGGGAAGTCTAAACTACTTAACTATTACTCGACCAGACATCAGTCATGCAGTGCATATAGTTAGTCAGTTCATGGCAGCTCCGCGATCCACTCACTATGTAGTTGTACTCAGAATCTTACATTATATCAAAGGGACATTGTATCAAGGAGTTACGTTTTCATCCACTTCTGATCTCTGCCTTCGTGCATATCcagattcagattgggcaggagATATTACAGACAGACGCTCAACTACAGGCTATTGCATATTTTTAGGCAGTTCATTAATATCTTGGCGCAGCAAGAAGCAAAACGTAGTTTCCCGCTCTAGTGCTGAAGCAGAGTATAGAGCTCTTGCACACTCAACCTCAGAAACTGTTTGGCTGCGATGGCTTCTAGAAGATATGGGAGTTACTCTGTCAGAACCAACCCCATTGTACTGTGACAACAAGGCTGCTATTCACATTGCTCATAATGATGTTTTCCATGAACGTACAAAGCACATTGAAATTGACTGTCATTTTGTACGTCATCAGTACAAGAAACGGATCATCAACTTATCCTTTGTTTCTTCTGAGCTGCAACCTGCTGATCTTTTCACTAAGGCGATGTCTTCTGCACGCCTTAAGCTCttaatttccaaactcaacatgtgCTCTATCCCATGTTGA